The sequence below is a genomic window from Brevibacillus agri.
ATTTGCGAAGCCGTAATCGCCTCTCCGTTGCTCGTCGTAATCACTTCTGCCGCTTCCTTGACGTACTCGATCACTCGCAGCTTTTCGTCCATCTCCACGCTGTCCTGCGTGTAGTAGGCGATTTTCACCGTCGTGCCGACGTCAATCGTTCCGCTGTCAGGCTGGATGCGGCCCGCAAGCATGTTTAAGAGCGTCGATTTGCCGCTGCCGTTTGGACCGATAATCCCGACGCGATCTCCTGGCAACACGATATAGCTGAAGTCGTCGACCAGCTTTTTATCCCCGTACGCTTTTTCGATGTGCTCGATCTCGATGACCTTTTTGCCCAGGCGGCTTGCGCCCAGCGCCATTTCCAGCTTCGCCGCCGGACCGTCCACCGTCCGATCGCGCAACTCCTCTACCCGCTGGACGCGCGCTTTTTGCTTGGTCGTCCGCGCTTTGGCCCCCCGGCGCAGCCAGGCCAGCTCGCGGCGCAGCAAATTTTGCCGCTTGTCCTCTGCCGCCGCCTCGTTTTCTTCGCGCTCGGCTTTTTTCTCCAAAAACGTCGCGTAGTTGCCTTCGTAGCTGTACAGCTTGCCGCGATCCAGCTCGAACGTGCGGTTCGTCACGCGATCGAGGAAATAGCGATCGTGCGTGACGAGCAGCAAGGCGCCTTTGTAGCGGGACAAGTATTCCTCCAGCCACTCAACCGTCTCGTTGTCGATATGGTTCGTCGGCTCGTCGAGAATCAGCAAATCGGCTGGCTGGATCAGCGCTCTTGCCATCGCTACCCGCTTGCGCTGGCCGCCAGACAGCTCTTTTACTTTTTGCGAAAAGTTGGACAGACCGAGCTTGGTCAAAATCATTTTCGCCTGGGTATTGCTCTCCCACGCATCGGCCGCATCCATCCGGCTTTGGACGGCAAACAGCCGCGCCTGCTTTTTCTCGTCTTCCGGGTCTTGCTGCACCGCTTCCAGCGCTACCTCGTATTCCCGCAGCAACTGGATGAGCGGGGACTCTCCGTAAAAAACTTGCGCAAGCACCGTAGATTCTTCATCGAAGCTCGGATTTTGCGGCAAATATTCCACGTGAAAATGGTTCGCATGAACGATTTTTCCGCTATCGGGCGTATCTTGTCCCGCCATGATCCGCAGCAGAGATGATTTTCCTGTGCCGTTGACTCCGATCAGGCCGATCCGCTGCTGCTCTGCGATATGAAAGGAGATGTTATCGAACAAAACTTTCTCTCCGTAGCTTTTGGAGAGGTTTTCTACTGAAATAATCTGCATGGTCGTCGTCACCTGTACTTTTCGATTT
It includes:
- a CDS encoding ABC-F family ATP-binding cassette domain-containing protein, with protein sequence MQIISVENLSKSYGEKVLFDNISFHIAEQQRIGLIGVNGTGKSSLLRIMAGQDTPDSGKIVHANHFHVEYLPQNPSFDEESTVLAQVFYGESPLIQLLREYEVALEAVQQDPEDEKKQARLFAVQSRMDAADAWESNTQAKMILTKLGLSNFSQKVKELSGGQRKRVAMARALIQPADLLILDEPTNHIDNETVEWLEEYLSRYKGALLLVTHDRYFLDRVTNRTFELDRGKLYSYEGNYATFLEKKAEREENEAAAEDKRQNLLRRELAWLRRGAKARTTKQKARVQRVEELRDRTVDGPAAKLEMALGASRLGKKVIEIEHIEKAYGDKKLVDDFSYIVLPGDRVGIIGPNGSGKSTLLNMLAGRIQPDSGTIDVGTTVKIAYYTQDSVEMDEKLRVIEYVKEAAEVITTSNGEAITASQMLERFLFSPSMQWTPISKLSGGERRRLYLLRTLMGEPNVLFLDEPTNDLDIQTLSILEDYLEQFPGAVITVSHDRYFLDRTVDHLFAFEGNGQIRHFTGNYSEYLEEKRRENAAASAGAQQQPAEKQPGSQATRGNNRTKKLSYKDQKDWDTIEGKIASLEERLALLKKEIAGAGSDYGKVEKLFAEEQQVTAELEAAVERWAELSALVEELEQGK